The Listeria welshimeri serovar 6b str. SLCC5334 genome has a window encoding:
- a CDS encoding GAF domain-containing protein gives MIEIQKMTGTKEENYALAFKQVQAMIAGEPNLIANLSNVSSILNQALSDINWVGFYLLEKETNQLVLGPFQGLPACIRIPLGKGVCGSAASEEKTYIVENVHDFPGHIACDAASNSEIVLPIVKNEQLLGVLDIDSPLFNRFDKVDQMWLEKIRDAITLELPNEIN, from the coding sequence ATGATTGAAATTCAAAAAATGACTGGTACAAAAGAAGAAAATTATGCGCTTGCTTTTAAACAAGTGCAAGCAATGATTGCCGGCGAACCAAATTTAATTGCAAATTTAAGCAATGTTTCTTCTATATTAAATCAAGCACTTTCTGATATTAATTGGGTAGGCTTTTATTTACTAGAAAAAGAAACAAACCAATTAGTGCTCGGTCCATTCCAAGGATTACCTGCATGTATTCGTATTCCACTCGGTAAAGGCGTTTGCGGTTCTGCTGCCTCCGAAGAAAAAACCTATATAGTAGAAAATGTCCACGATTTCCCTGGACATATCGCATGTGATGCCGCCTCTAATTCAGAAATCGTTTTACCAATTGTAAAAAATGAACAGTTACTTGGTGTCCTTGATATTGATAGTCCCCTCTTTAATCGTTTTGATAAAGTCGATCAAATGTGGTTAGAAAAAATTCGTGATGCCATTACGCTAGAATTACCTAACGAAATCAATTGA
- the ezrA gene encoding septation ring formation regulator EzrA: MYYMLIGFIIVVIAIISAGYILKRKHYQRINELEETKIKLRERPVIDELSKVKKLKLTGQTEALFESWRSSWDEIETRLFPDLEEVLLEAEMNTDRYKFRSATYVENDIEQMLVVIEKQMDQILGGLKELLISEEKNAKESRMTKEKFAELRREVLTRGFKLGDTLPYVETKLDELAENLNRYDLLTDQGDHLEAREIVLIVQKEMKVIEAQMERIPSLLHETDTILPEEMNKLRAGYEEMVRKGYYLAQMELDKEITRMKTQIDKMKRNVINLDLDEAEQGIEELHNEIDLFYDTLEHEAEARHFVKENHSPTSDKLQRQNTVSDALAEQITEVKQTYHVAEDDLAVYLKTSAKLSEAKENFEQLTALIASGEIAYSAAQDTLKEIDAALISIGAEQDKFAEELRSLRKDELEARDDAERMRRAIVTLDRKMERERLPGLPEEYLSLREHMGESIDALEKRLEEKPLNMKAVTQDWRIAEEDLNHLTEKAEEMMENVRLVEHVIQYANRYRLRNKELADELVQAENHFYNDYQYKKALEIAVTALEKVETGAFKKVEKAYESKVSVDDIE, from the coding sequence ATGTACTACATGTTAATCGGCTTTATTATCGTAGTAATTGCAATTATTAGTGCAGGCTACATACTAAAAAGGAAACATTACCAAAGAATAAACGAGTTAGAAGAGACAAAGATTAAACTCAGAGAGCGGCCGGTTATTGACGAACTTTCAAAAGTGAAAAAATTAAAACTAACTGGACAAACAGAAGCGCTTTTTGAATCTTGGCGTTCATCCTGGGATGAGATTGAAACAAGATTATTTCCAGATTTAGAAGAAGTATTATTAGAAGCTGAAATGAACACAGATCGTTATAAATTCCGTTCTGCTACATATGTTGAAAATGATATTGAGCAAATGCTCGTTGTAATCGAGAAACAAATGGACCAAATTCTTGGCGGATTAAAAGAATTACTTATCAGTGAAGAGAAAAACGCCAAAGAAAGTCGGATGACAAAAGAAAAATTTGCGGAACTGCGTCGTGAAGTTTTAACGAGAGGGTTTAAACTAGGGGATACACTTCCTTATGTAGAAACCAAACTTGATGAACTTGCTGAAAACTTGAATCGTTATGACTTATTAACTGATCAAGGCGATCATTTAGAAGCTCGCGAAATTGTCTTAATTGTGCAGAAGGAAATGAAAGTTATCGAAGCACAAATGGAAAGAATTCCGTCTCTTCTTCATGAAACAGATACCATTTTACCAGAAGAAATGAACAAACTTCGTGCTGGTTATGAAGAAATGGTTCGTAAAGGTTATTATTTAGCACAGATGGAACTGGACAAAGAAATTACTCGCATGAAAACGCAAATCGACAAAATGAAACGAAATGTAATTAACCTTGATTTAGATGAAGCAGAACAAGGTATAGAAGAATTACATAACGAAATTGACTTGTTTTATGACACACTTGAGCATGAAGCAGAAGCTCGTCATTTTGTTAAAGAAAATCATAGTCCTACATCAGATAAATTACAACGTCAAAATACAGTATCAGATGCCTTAGCGGAACAAATTACTGAAGTAAAACAAACATATCATGTTGCTGAGGATGATTTAGCGGTTTATCTTAAAACTAGTGCCAAATTAAGTGAAGCGAAGGAAAACTTTGAACAATTAACTGCCCTTATTGCTAGTGGAGAAATTGCTTATTCAGCTGCGCAAGATACACTAAAAGAAATTGATGCAGCTTTAATTAGCATTGGTGCTGAACAAGATAAATTTGCGGAAGAATTACGTTCGCTTCGTAAAGATGAATTAGAAGCGCGTGATGATGCAGAACGAATGAGACGCGCCATTGTAACGCTTGACCGGAAGATGGAACGTGAACGCTTGCCGGGACTTCCTGAAGAGTATTTATCGCTTCGTGAGCATATGGGAGAATCTATTGATGCGCTGGAAAAGCGTTTAGAAGAAAAACCTTTAAACATGAAAGCTGTCACTCAAGATTGGCGCATTGCTGAAGAAGATTTAAATCATTTAACAGAAAAAGCGGAAGAAATGATGGAGAATGTTCGACTTGTGGAGCATGTAATCCAGTATGCAAATCGTTACCGTTTACGTAACAAGGAATTGGCAGATGAGCTAGTTCAAGCTGAAAATCATTTTTACAACGATTATCAATATAAAAAAGCACTTGAAATTGCTGTAACAGCACTTGAAAAAGTAGAAACCGGTGCATTTAAAAAAGTCGAAAAAGCTTATGAATCAAAAGTAAGTGTAGATGATATCGAATAA
- the argC gene encoding N-acetyl-gamma-glutamyl-phosphate reductase: MKVSIIGATGYSGLELIRLIQQHSSVDIATLHSFSNQTNLLSNLYPHLKNLEASPLEKINPKDIIEKSETVFLATPSGISKDIALPYIDAGLNVIDLSGDFRLKNSQLYEKWYEKSAPLENYLMRAEYGLAEFRENKESTFIANPGCYATATLLGLAPLVKKQLIEPTSIIVDAKSGISGAGKVPSTSTHFTETNENMTLYKMNSHQHIPEIMQQLTKWDESIPAIQFSTSLIPITRGIFTTIYVRPKKPIAWEELHKLYESTYENAPFVRIQKENVYPTVKQVTASNYCDIGLAYNEITNVITIVSVIDNLVKGAAGQAIQNLNIMANFAENDGLGFIPVYP, encoded by the coding sequence GTGAAAGTTTCCATCATTGGAGCGACGGGATATAGTGGGTTAGAGTTAATTCGTTTAATTCAACAGCATTCTTCTGTTGACATTGCAACGTTACATAGTTTTTCAAACCAAACTAACTTACTATCAAACTTGTATCCTCATCTAAAAAATTTAGAAGCTAGTCCTTTAGAAAAAATAAATCCAAAAGATATCATCGAAAAAAGTGAAACAGTTTTTCTTGCTACACCTTCTGGCATTTCAAAAGATATTGCCTTACCTTATATAGACGCAGGGCTAAATGTCATTGATTTATCCGGAGATTTTCGACTAAAGAATAGTCAGCTTTATGAAAAATGGTATGAGAAAAGTGCGCCACTAGAAAACTACTTAATGAGAGCGGAATATGGCTTAGCAGAATTTCGAGAGAATAAAGAATCAACTTTTATTGCTAATCCGGGATGTTATGCAACCGCGACATTGTTAGGGCTAGCGCCACTTGTGAAAAAGCAGTTAATTGAACCTACCTCTATTATTGTAGATGCTAAATCTGGTATATCTGGGGCAGGAAAAGTACCATCTACCAGCACTCATTTCACAGAAACAAATGAAAATATGACTCTATATAAAATGAATTCTCATCAACACATTCCGGAAATTATGCAGCAATTAACGAAATGGGATGAAAGTATCCCAGCAATCCAATTTTCTACTTCACTAATTCCGATCACAAGAGGAATCTTCACAACTATCTACGTAAGACCGAAAAAACCAATCGCTTGGGAAGAACTACATAAACTATATGAATCCACCTACGAAAATGCGCCATTTGTCCGCATCCAAAAAGAAAATGTTTATCCAACTGTCAAACAAGTAACTGCTTCTAACTACTGTGATATTGGACTTGCTTATAACGAGATAACAAACGTAATCACGATTGTTTCTGTGATTGATAATTTGGTCAAAGGAGCAGCTGGTCAAGCAATTCAAAATTTAAATATAATGGCGAATTTTGCTGAAAATGACGGATTAGGTTTTATTCCAGTCTATCCGTGA
- a CDS encoding cysteine desulfurase family protein, with translation MIYFDNSATTKPNDAVLETYTKVASNYFANPSSLHRFGAKSKELLDTSRKQIATMLGVLSEEIIFTSGGSEGNNLAIKGLAYSYKNRGNHIITSRIEHPSVRIVMEELESNGFRVTYLQVNKNGVIDLEELKAALTKETILISIMGVNNEVGSIQPLQEIGETIANREHTFFHVDFVQGIGKVPLEIGQMAIDLLTFSGHKFHALRGTGVLFKKKNVHLHPEILGGGQEMGYRSGTENLAGGVALAKALRLALENEQNTSELIEIRDYLLSEIAYMPDMTVHTKKSVAAPHIICFSAKGHRGEVLVHALEKEDIYISTTSACSSKQKLASSTLKAMGVTDEEATGAVRVSLSYENRLSEAKIFIQKLQEIIENLNKVVK, from the coding sequence ATGATTTATTTCGATAATAGTGCGACAACTAAGCCAAATGATGCCGTGCTTGAAACATATACGAAAGTAGCTAGTAATTACTTTGCTAATCCATCTTCACTTCATCGTTTTGGGGCTAAATCTAAAGAATTGCTGGATACATCTAGAAAACAAATAGCCACTATGCTTGGCGTTTTATCAGAAGAAATTATTTTTACATCTGGTGGCTCAGAAGGGAACAATTTAGCAATAAAAGGGCTTGCTTATAGTTATAAAAATCGTGGAAATCATATTATTACTTCGCGTATCGAACATCCATCAGTGCGAATAGTAATGGAAGAATTGGAAAGTAACGGTTTTAGAGTAACCTATTTACAAGTAAATAAAAATGGTGTGATTGATTTAGAGGAATTAAAAGCTGCTTTAACAAAAGAAACGATTTTAATTTCAATTATGGGTGTAAATAATGAAGTGGGAAGTATTCAGCCTCTTCAAGAAATTGGTGAAACAATTGCTAATCGAGAACATACTTTCTTTCATGTTGATTTTGTTCAAGGTATTGGCAAGGTTCCTTTAGAAATCGGACAAATGGCGATTGATTTACTTACTTTTTCAGGGCATAAATTTCATGCTTTGCGTGGAACGGGAGTCCTTTTTAAAAAGAAAAATGTTCATTTGCATCCAGAAATTCTTGGTGGTGGTCAGGAAATGGGCTATCGTAGTGGAACAGAAAATTTAGCTGGAGGAGTTGCTTTGGCTAAAGCTTTAAGGTTAGCTCTGGAAAACGAACAAAATACCTCAGAATTAATCGAAATTCGCGATTATTTACTATCAGAAATTGCTTATATGCCAGATATGACCGTTCATACGAAAAAAAGTGTTGCCGCTCCGCATATCATTTGTTTTTCGGCAAAAGGTCATCGCGGGGAAGTCCTAGTTCATGCACTTGAAAAAGAAGATATTTACATTTCAACAACAAGCGCTTGTTCTTCTAAACAAAAATTGGCAAGTAGTACGTTGAAAGCAATGGGCGTAACAGATGAAGAGGCAACTGGTGCAGTAAGAGTGAGTCTCTCTTATGAAAATCGTTTGTCAGAGGCGAAAATTTTTATTCAAAAATTGCAAGAAATTATTGAAAATCTAAATAAAGTGGTGAAATAA
- the ccpA gene encoding catabolite control protein A, which produces MNVTIYDVAREANVSMATVSRVVNGNPNVKPVTRKKVLDVINQLGYRPNAVARGLASKRTTTVGVIIPDISNVFYAELARGIEDIATMYKYNIILSNSDENEDKELQVLNTLLGKQVDGIIYMGERISEQLQEEFDRSPAPVVLAGAVDMENKLASVNIDYKQATKEAVKRFVNNGHKQIAFVSGSLNEPVNREMKLAGYKEALEEAGIKYEEDYIIEAKYNYNAGVKVWAELSALTKKPNAVVVADDELAIGILNAALDAGIKVPEELEVMTSNNTKLTLMSRPQLSTIVQPLYDIGAVAMRLLTKLMTNEEVDEKTVILPHSEKLRGTTKEKK; this is translated from the coding sequence ATGAATGTAACAATTTATGATGTTGCTCGTGAAGCGAACGTTTCTATGGCAACAGTATCGCGGGTAGTTAACGGTAATCCGAACGTTAAACCAGTAACACGAAAAAAAGTATTGGATGTTATTAATCAATTAGGCTATCGACCTAATGCTGTAGCTAGAGGTCTTGCCAGCAAACGTACGACTACTGTTGGTGTAATTATTCCTGACATTTCTAACGTGTTTTATGCAGAACTAGCACGTGGAATTGAAGATATTGCTACTATGTATAAATATAATATTATCCTTAGTAATTCGGACGAAAATGAGGATAAAGAACTTCAAGTATTAAATACGCTTCTTGGAAAACAAGTGGACGGTATTATTTATATGGGCGAACGTATTTCGGAACAATTGCAAGAAGAATTTGATCGTTCTCCAGCGCCGGTAGTTTTAGCGGGTGCAGTAGATATGGAAAATAAATTAGCTTCTGTCAATATTGATTACAAACAAGCGACAAAAGAAGCGGTGAAACGTTTTGTGAATAATGGTCATAAACAAATCGCTTTTGTAAGTGGTTCTCTAAACGAGCCTGTAAATCGTGAAATGAAATTGGCTGGTTATAAAGAAGCTCTTGAAGAAGCTGGTATTAAATACGAGGAAGACTACATTATTGAAGCAAAATATAACTACAATGCTGGTGTGAAAGTTTGGGCTGAACTAAGTGCTTTGACGAAGAAACCAAATGCAGTTGTTGTCGCTGATGATGAATTAGCTATTGGTATTTTGAATGCGGCACTGGATGCAGGCATTAAAGTACCAGAAGAACTTGAAGTAATGACAAGTAACAACACTAAATTAACATTAATGTCGCGTCCACAACTTTCTACAATTGTTCAACCTTTATATGATATTGGTGCAGTAGCAATGCGTTTACTAACAAAATTAATGACAAACGAAGAAGTAGACGAAAAAACAGTTATTCTTCCACATAGTGAAAAACTTCGTGGGACAACCAAAGAAAAAAAATAA
- the argJ gene encoding bifunctional glutamate N-acetyltransferase/amino-acid acetyltransferase ArgJ, which yields MELIKGDIASPKGFYADGKHAGLKRKRNDIGWIYSEVPANSAAVYTMNQMQAAPIFVTKDSFKNNAKLQAIIVNSGNANACTGNQGMLDALSMRAKTAERLEIPLDSVAVASTGIIGDMLPMEKIIAGINMLEKQMGNAANFEEAILTTDTFQKQISFQIEIAGKKITMSGVAKGSGMIHPNMATMLAFITTDADIPAELLQKLLKVKVDKTFNQITVDGDTSTNDMVVVMANGCAKNPPLEEGTAEFEKFADMFQAVTEHLAKSIARDGEGATKLIEVQVNGATKKEDARMIAKKIVSSSLVKTAAFGGDGNWGRIICAIGYSGGRFAPDNITIKIGGIEILHHSSQTIFNQEALDAYLEEEHIVIEVNLHIGLESGTAWGCDLSYDYVKINACYRT from the coding sequence ATGGAACTTATTAAAGGGGATATCGCTTCGCCCAAAGGTTTTTATGCTGACGGTAAACATGCGGGGCTTAAAAGAAAAAGGAATGATATTGGGTGGATTTATTCAGAGGTTCCAGCTAATTCTGCTGCTGTTTATACGATGAACCAAATGCAAGCCGCACCCATTTTTGTAACAAAAGATTCTTTTAAAAATAACGCGAAGTTACAAGCAATTATCGTAAATAGCGGAAATGCTAATGCGTGTACAGGGAATCAAGGGATGTTAGATGCACTTTCCATGCGGGCGAAAACTGCTGAAAGACTAGAAATTCCACTTGATTCAGTCGCAGTTGCTTCGACAGGGATTATTGGCGATATGCTACCAATGGAAAAAATAATTGCTGGAATCAATATGCTAGAAAAACAAATGGGAAATGCAGCCAATTTTGAAGAAGCTATTTTAACGACAGATACTTTTCAAAAACAAATCAGTTTCCAAATTGAAATTGCTGGTAAAAAGATTACAATGTCAGGGGTCGCGAAAGGGTCGGGAATGATTCATCCGAATATGGCGACCATGCTTGCTTTTATTACGACAGATGCCGATATTCCAGCTGAATTATTGCAAAAATTATTAAAAGTTAAAGTAGACAAAACTTTCAATCAAATAACCGTAGATGGTGATACTTCTACGAATGATATGGTAGTTGTCATGGCAAATGGGTGTGCGAAAAATCCGCCACTTGAAGAAGGAACAGCTGAGTTTGAAAAATTTGCTGACATGTTTCAAGCGGTCACTGAACACCTTGCCAAAAGTATTGCGCGAGATGGTGAAGGCGCAACGAAACTCATCGAAGTCCAAGTAAATGGTGCAACAAAGAAAGAAGATGCAAGAATGATTGCTAAAAAAATTGTTTCTTCTAGTCTCGTAAAAACGGCGGCTTTTGGCGGAGATGGTAATTGGGGGCGTATTATTTGCGCTATTGGATATTCAGGTGGTCGATTTGCACCAGACAATATTACAATTAAAATCGGTGGTATAGAAATACTCCATCATAGCAGCCAAACAATTTTTAATCAAGAAGCGTTAGATGCCTACTTGGAAGAAGAACATATTGTTATTGAAGTGAATCTTCATATCGGTCTTGAGTCAGGGACAGCGTGGGGTTGTGACTTAAGTTACGATTATGTCAAAATCAATGCATGCTACCGAACGTAA
- the tyrS gene encoding tyrosine--tRNA ligase, producing the protein MNIIDELEWRGAIYQQTDEEGLRKWVEEKQISLYCGIDPSGDSMHIGHLIPFMILRRFQNAGHRPIILVGGATGTIGDPSGKKEERKLQSMEQISRNVESLRVQLGKIFDFEGDSAASMVNNYDWTKDVSILDFLRDYGKEFNVNTMLSKDIVASRLEVGISFTEFAYQILQAMDFNHLYEFNDCRLQIGGSDQWGNITAGLDLIRKKQGENAKAFGLTIPLLTKADGTKFGKSEGGAIWLNPEKTTPYEFYQFWINTDDRDVVKYLKYFTFLTETEIDELAKKVEEEPHLRAAQKTLAAEMTKFVHSEEALEQALKISKALFSGDVTALTADEIEQGFKDVPTFVAEDAEVNLVDWLVSLGIEPSKRQAREDVTNGAIYINGERQQNVEKVIDASDRIENKFTIVRRGKKKYFLVSYK; encoded by the coding sequence ATGAATATTATTGATGAATTAGAGTGGCGCGGAGCTATTTACCAGCAAACAGATGAAGAAGGATTACGCAAATGGGTGGAAGAAAAACAGATTTCTTTGTACTGCGGGATTGATCCATCTGGAGATTCCATGCATATTGGTCATTTAATTCCATTTATGATTTTACGCCGTTTCCAAAATGCTGGGCACCGTCCGATTATTTTAGTTGGTGGAGCGACAGGAACGATAGGGGATCCAAGTGGTAAAAAAGAAGAGCGGAAGTTACAATCAATGGAACAAATTAGCAGAAATGTGGAAAGCTTACGTGTGCAGCTTGGGAAAATCTTTGACTTTGAGGGTGATTCCGCAGCTAGCATGGTAAATAACTATGATTGGACAAAAGATGTAAGCATTCTAGATTTCTTGCGTGATTATGGAAAAGAATTCAATGTAAATACAATGCTTTCCAAAGATATTGTTGCTAGTCGTTTAGAAGTAGGAATTTCTTTTACAGAGTTTGCTTACCAAATTTTACAAGCGATGGACTTTAATCATTTATATGAATTTAATGATTGTCGTTTGCAAATTGGTGGTAGTGACCAGTGGGGGAATATTACTGCTGGACTTGACTTGATTCGTAAAAAACAAGGTGAAAATGCCAAAGCTTTCGGGCTAACAATTCCACTATTAACTAAAGCAGATGGCACGAAATTTGGTAAATCAGAAGGTGGCGCGATTTGGTTAAATCCAGAGAAAACAACACCATATGAATTTTACCAATTTTGGATTAACACAGATGATCGGGATGTAGTGAAATACTTGAAATACTTTACATTTTTGACGGAAACAGAGATTGATGAATTAGCGAAAAAAGTGGAAGAAGAACCACATTTACGAGCTGCACAAAAAACATTAGCTGCTGAAATGACTAAATTTGTGCATAGTGAAGAAGCATTAGAACAAGCGCTTAAAATTTCAAAAGCATTATTCAGTGGAGATGTAACAGCTTTAACTGCGGATGAAATTGAACAAGGTTTCAAAGATGTTCCAACATTTGTCGCGGAAGACGCGGAAGTAAACTTAGTAGATTGGTTGGTATCACTTGGGATCGAGCCATCAAAACGCCAAGCTCGCGAAGATGTAACTAACGGAGCAATCTACATTAACGGTGAACGTCAGCAAAACGTAGAAAAAGTAATTGATGCAAGTGACCGGATTGAAAATAAATTTACAATTGTAAGACGTGGGAAGAAAAAATACTTCTTAGTTTCTTATAAATAA
- the rpsD gene encoding 30S ribosomal protein S4 yields the protein MARYTGPSWKVSRRLGISLSGTGKELERRPYAPGQHGPTQRKKISEYGLQQAEKQKLRHMYGLTERQFKNTFNKAGKLQGKHGENFMILLEQRLDNIVYRLGLARTRRAARQLVNHGHITVDGKRVDIPSYQVSVGQVISVREKSAKNSAIAESLDVSSFVPEYVTFDAETLTGSLNRIPERSELAAEINEAFIVEFYSR from the coding sequence ATGGCTCGTTATACAGGTCCAAGCTGGAAAGTTTCCCGTCGTTTAGGAATTTCACTTTCTGGAACAGGTAAAGAATTAGAGCGTCGTCCGTATGCTCCAGGTCAACACGGCCCAACTCAACGTAAAAAAATCTCAGAATATGGTTTGCAACAAGCTGAAAAGCAAAAATTGCGTCATATGTATGGATTAACTGAACGTCAATTCAAAAACACGTTCAACAAAGCTGGTAAATTACAAGGTAAACATGGTGAGAACTTCATGATCTTACTAGAACAACGCCTTGATAACATCGTTTACCGTCTTGGTCTTGCTCGCACTCGTCGTGCAGCTCGCCAACTCGTAAACCATGGCCACATTACTGTAGATGGCAAACGCGTAGATATCCCTTCTTACCAAGTTTCTGTTGGTCAAGTGATCTCTGTTCGTGAAAAATCTGCTAAAAACTCTGCAATCGCTGAAAGCCTAGACGTTTCAAGCTTCGTGCCTGAGTACGTAACTTTCGATGCAGAAACTCTTACTGGTTCACTTAATCGTATTCCAGAACGTTCTGAACTTGCTGCTGAAATCAACGAAGCATTTATCGTAGAATTCTACAGCCGTTAA
- the thiI gene encoding tRNA uracil 4-sulfurtransferase ThiI yields the protein MEFDRILIRYGELSTKGKNRKQFVTRLAHNVKRAMKDLPEVRIHGERDRMYIILNGEDHKLAEERLKPIFGIQSFSPAVRVNLELDEVKNAALALVQDVHEQNGTFKVAARRSHREFPLDSNEINQEIGAYVLQNIEDLSVNVKNPDVKLTIDVRKEGVFLSCRTIIGAAGLPVGSSGRAMLMLSGGIDSPVAGYLAQKRGVEIEAVHFHSPPYTSEQAKQKAVDLAAKLAKYGGEVKMHIVPFTEIQEMIKQQIPESVIMTVTRRMMLKITDELRRKRNGLAIVNGESLGQVASQTLESMLAINAVTTTPIIRPVVSMDKNEIIQIAQKIDTYNLSVQPFEDCCTIFTPPSPKTKPKLDKIERYESFTDFDSLITKALDNIETITVNITENTQVKDEFADLF from the coding sequence TTGGAATTTGATCGTATATTAATTAGATATGGAGAATTATCTACTAAAGGAAAAAACAGAAAGCAATTTGTGACAAGGCTAGCGCATAATGTAAAACGGGCAATGAAAGATTTGCCAGAAGTGCGTATTCACGGAGAACGCGACCGGATGTACATTATTTTGAACGGGGAAGATCACAAGCTTGCAGAAGAACGTTTGAAACCAATTTTTGGCATTCAATCATTTAGTCCAGCTGTCCGAGTGAACTTAGAGCTAGATGAAGTAAAAAATGCGGCACTGGCCTTAGTTCAAGATGTTCACGAGCAAAATGGTACTTTTAAAGTAGCTGCAAGACGAAGCCACCGAGAGTTCCCACTTGATTCGAATGAAATAAATCAAGAAATCGGTGCTTATGTGTTGCAAAATATAGAAGATTTATCAGTAAATGTAAAAAATCCCGATGTGAAATTAACGATAGATGTACGAAAAGAAGGCGTGTTTTTGTCATGTCGAACAATTATTGGGGCAGCAGGTCTTCCAGTTGGTTCATCAGGTCGAGCAATGTTAATGCTATCTGGTGGAATTGATAGTCCAGTGGCGGGCTATTTAGCGCAAAAACGTGGTGTGGAAATTGAAGCGGTGCATTTTCATAGTCCACCTTACACAAGTGAACAGGCAAAACAAAAAGCAGTGGATCTTGCAGCAAAATTAGCAAAATATGGCGGCGAAGTGAAAATGCACATTGTTCCATTTACTGAGATTCAAGAAATGATTAAGCAGCAAATTCCTGAAAGTGTGATTATGACTGTTACACGTCGAATGATGCTTAAGATTACAGATGAACTTCGTCGTAAAAGAAATGGGTTAGCAATTGTTAATGGAGAAAGCTTGGGACAAGTTGCCAGTCAAACATTAGAAAGTATGCTAGCAATTAATGCAGTAACTACAACTCCAATTATCCGTCCAGTTGTTTCGATGGACAAAAATGAAATTATTCAAATAGCACAAAAAATTGATACTTATAATTTATCTGTCCAACCATTTGAAGATTGCTGTACAATTTTTACGCCACCTTCCCCTAAAACAAAACCGAAACTAGATAAAATCGAGCGTTATGAAAGTTTTACTGATTTTGATAGTTTAATAACGAAAGCATTAGATAATATTGAAACCATCACAGTTAACATTACGGAAAATACACAAGTGAAAGATGAATTTGCAGATTTATTTTAA